The following is a genomic window from Arthrobacter sp. NicSoilB4.
CCCGCGGCGGCGACGATGGGAGCCAGCAGGATCACCCGGGTGAGTTTGACGACGACGGCGACCGCGAGTGCCGAGGCCCCCGCGGTCTGCGCGGTGGCCACCACCTGTCCGACGTCGTGCACCGAGGCCCCCGCCCAGGCGCCGAAGACTTCCGGGCCGAGTCCCAGCGGCTGGATCAGCAGGGGCATCACGCCGATTGCCAGGGTGCCGCACAGGGTCACCAAGGCCACCGGAAGCACGGTGTCGTGCTGCCGGATCCGGCGCACCGCTGCCATCGCCCCAATGGCCGAGGCCCCGCAGATGGAGAAGCCGGTGGCGATCAGCAGCGACACCTGCGGCGGCAGCCGGAACAGCCTGCTGATGCCGTACGTTCCGGCGAAAGCCGCCAGGACCACGCCCGTGATCAGCAGCAGCGCGCTCCAGCCCAGTCCGAGGATGTCCACGAGGCTCACCTTCAGGCCCAGGACCACGATCCCGGCGCGCATCAGGTGCTTGCCGGCGAAATCCAGGCCGGGCCGGCCCGGGCCGGCAGTCCAGCCGGACAGCCCCGGAGCGTTTGCCGAGAGGAGCCCGAACACCACGGCCAGGGTCATGGCCGGAAGGGCGGGTATCAGGGTGTGGACGGCGAGGGCCAGCACGACGGCGGCCGCCGCGGCCAGCAGGCCCGGGAGCAGGCCGGGCCGCGGCCTGGCCCTGAGGAGCGGTGTGAGAGTTATCGGTGGCACGCAACAACCTTGCCCCAAGCCTCGGGAAAAGCCGTCACCGCCACGTCGGCCGGCCAGCGGCGCGCGCCGGTTGGCAGCCCGCAGAAGGCTCCTTTCCCGCCCTTCCGGAGGTGCCCGGCGCCACACTGCCGCGGGCCCGGAAATGATTTCGCAACAAAAAGGTGATTGTCTAGAGACCATGTCTGACCTATTCCAGGATTACTCAGTGGCCGCCGAACGCACCGGCGCCTACGACGAGATGTTTACCCCCGGCCAACAGGCCCGGAAGTCCTACGGGCAGGTTGCCGGGGCCCTGCGTGAACTCTCGCTCGCTGATGTCACCGCCCGCGCCGATTCCATGGCGCGGACGTTCTTGGACCGCGGCGTCACCTTCGACTTCGCGGGGGAGGAGCGGCCCTTCCCGCTCGACATCGTCCCCCGGGTCATCCCGGCCGACGAGTGGACCGTGCTCGAGCAGGGCGTGGCGCAGCGCGTGCGGGCGCTCGAGGCGTTCCTCAACGACGTCTACGACAAGATGGCCGTCGTTGCCGACGGCGTCATCCCGCGCCAGCTCGTCACGACGAGCGCCCACTTCCACCGCCAGGTGCACGGTTTCGAGCCGGCCGGCGGCGTCCGCGTGCATATCTCCGGCATCGACGTCGTCCGCGACGCCGCGGGGACCTTCCGTGTCCTCGAAGACAACGTCCGCGTCCCCTCCGGCGTCAGCTATGTCCTGGAGAACCGCCGCGCCATGGCCAAGGGGCTGCCTGAGGCCTTTGGCCAGCAGCTCATCCGGCCGGTCGAGGAGTACCCGCGCCGGCTCCTGTCCGCCCTGCGCAAGACGGCACCGTCCGGTGTCGACGACCCCACGGTGGTGGTCCTGACCCCCGGCGTCTTCAACAGTGCCTACTTCGAGCACACCCTGCTCGCGGGCCTGATGGGCGTGGAACTCGTCGAAGGGCGCGACCTCATCTGCCGAGGCAACCGGGTCTACATGCGCACCACCGCCGGCGAACAGCGCGTGGACGTGATCTACAAGCGCATCGACGACGAGTTCCTGGATCCGCTGCAGTTCCGCGCCGACTCCATGCTCGGCTGCCCGGGCCTCGTCAACGCCGCCCGCGCCGGCGGCGTCACCATCGCCAACGCTGTGGGCAACGGCGTCGCCGACGACAAGCTGGTCTACAGCTACGTCCCGGACCTGATCCGCTACTACCTCAATGAAGAACCCGTGATCGCCAACGTGGACACCTTCCGGCTCGAAGAAAAGGAAGCCCGGGAAGAGGTCCTTGACCGGCTGGACGAGCTCGTGGTCAAGCCCGTGGACGGTTCCGGCGGCAAGGGCCTGGTGATCGGCCCGGATGCCTCCAAGGAGGAACTCGATGCCCTGCGCAAGCGCGTCATTGCGGACCCCCGCGGCTGGATCGCGCAGCCGGTCCTGCAGCTGTCCACCGTGCCCACGCTCAGCGGCGACAAGTTCGGCCCGCGGCACGTGGACCTCCGCCCCTTTGCCGTCAACGACGGCGACGACGTCTGGGTCCTGCCCGGCGGCCTGACCCGGGTGGCGCTCAAGGAGGGCTCACTGATCGTGAACTCCAGCCAGGGCGGCGGCTCCAAGGACACCTGGGTGCTCGCCGATTCGCCGGAGGTGCCGGTGGAGACCCTGCCGCGCCCGGCCATCACCGTCCGCGAACGCGTATCGGTGTGGCCTGTCGAGAGCAACTGGCGCGACAGCCAGAAGGAGCAGCAGCAATGACCCGCGGCACCGTGTCGACCAATTTTCCGCTGACCTGCTCTTTTCAGATTTCCGATGCGCTGGAGGTAACCGCGAATGCTTAGCCGTATCGCCGAGTCCCTGTTTTGGATCGGCCGCTACGTGGAACGGGCCGACGGCACCGCCCGGATCCTCGACGTCCACCTTGAGCGGCTCAACCATCTGCCGATGGAGGAACAGCGCAGCGTCGCGCAGGAACTCCTCGCCGTTATGGGCGCCCGGGCGCAGAGCGAAGACTTCGGCCTCCCCGAACTGCTCAACGCCCTGGCTTACGACAAGCAGAGTGCCACCTCGATCGCCGGTTCCCTCGGCGCCGCGCGGGAGAACGCCCGCCGTGCCCGGGAAACCGTGTCGTCCGGGCTGTGGGAGAGCCTGAACACCACGTACTACGGGCTCAACCAGCACCGCAAGGACGTCGTCGGCACCTACCGCTTCTGCAACTGGGTGCTGGAACGCACGGCCATGGTCAGCGGCCTCGCCGACACGACGGTGAGCCACGACGAGAGCTGGCAGTTCCTGGTCCTCGGCCGTTCGCTGGAACGCGCCGACATGACCGCGCGGATGCTCTCCACCCGTGATGTCCTCTCCGCCGGGATGTCGTGGGTGAACATGCTGCGCTGCGCCGGCGCTTACGAGTCGTTCCTGCGCACCCGCCGGGCCGCGTTCGGCGACCAGCACGCCGCCGAGTTCCTGCTCCTGGACCGGCTGTTCCCGCGCTCGATCGTTTACGCGCTGCGGGATGCCGACGAATGCCTCGCGAAGCTGGACCCGTCGGCCCAGCGCGTCGGCTTCATCAACGACGCCCGCCGGATCGTGGGCCAGGCCCGCACCTTCCTCGAGTTCCACCGCACCGACGACCTGATGTCGGAGCTGCCGGAGCACATGGAACGTGTGCAGAAGGCTGTCTCGCAGGCCTCGGACGCCATTTCCCGTAAGTACTTCAATCAGGCAGACGAACTGGCCTGGGTGGGAGAAGTTTCATGACCCGGCTGAGTATCATCCACAAGACGGCATACAAGTACAACAAGCGGGTCACGCTCTCCTACAACGAGGCCCGCATGACGCCTCTGACGGATCCGCAGCAGGTGGTGCTGGAGTCCTCGCTGAAGGTCTCGCCGTCCCAGGCCGCGCTGAGCACTTACCGCGACTACTGGGGTACGCGCGTTTCCGCGTTCGACATGCAGATGCCGCACGAGCACCTGGAAGTCCTGTCCACCACCACCGTTGAGGTCCACCGGGTGGAGCGGATCCCGTCCGAGGCGGACATCGTGGGCTGGGACGTCCTCGAGGCGCCGGAAACGCTCAACAAGTTCAGCGACTGGATCCCGCAGTCGCAGCTCACCGGTCCGGGCGCCGAGGTCCTCGGGATCATTCCCGGGGTCGTCGAGGGCCGCAACCCGCACGAGGCCGCCATGGCGATCTTCGAATGGATGCGCGGGGAAATGACATACATGAAGGGCTCCACCGGCGTCACCACCAACGCCGAGGAGGCCTGGAACCAGCGCCAGGGTGTCTGCCAGGACCTGGCACACCTTGCGATCGGTGCGCTGCGCAGCAGGGGCATCCCGGCCCGCTACGTGTCCGGCTACCTGCACCCGCGCTCGACGGCGGAGCTCGGCGAGACGGTCGCCGGGCAGTCGCACGCCTGGCTGGAATGGTGGGACGGGGAATGGCGCAGCTGGGACCCCACCAACCACAAACCTGCCGGCGACTTCCACGTGACCGTGGCGCGGGGCCGGGACTACCGCGACGTTCCCCCGCTCAAGGGGATCCTGTCCGGCGGCGGCGGCTCAGCCCTCAGTGTGAGCGTGGAGATCACCCGCCTGGCCTGAGCCCCGGCGCCACCCATCTAGCGCATCTTGGACTTTACGGTCTATTCGAGGCCGGAACGGGTGGCGTCGTCCAGGGGCGTCCACCAGGTCAACGGCGGGACCACCTTGAAGCGGCGTCCCGTAACTGTTTCCGGGGTGATCCGCACGAAGTGCTCCTTCTTGCCCGCCTGCCACGGGAACAAGAGCAGACCCACGGTGTCCAGGACCTCCTGCTGGTTTTGCACCGGCGTGGCCTGTCCCTTGATCACCACACTCCAGGCGATGCCGCTGTCCGCGTCCACACCGTCGGCTTCGACGGCCACCGGGGTGTCGCCCGTGGCCGCCTGGAGCTTGGTTCCGTCTGCCGTGCGGAACACCAGGGAACCATGGTCCACCTTGTAGTTGATGGGGAAGATGTCGGGATGATCGTCCACCCACACCGCGAGCCTGCCCACGCTGACGCCGCGCAGGAGCCGCCAGCATTCGTGGTTGTCAAGGTTTTCGACTTCATATGCCTGCTGGTGCTTACCCAGGTTCGGATCATTACTCATGGTGCCGAGCCTATGACATGCCCCCGGCGTCAGGGTAGGGGATAAGGTCACAATCCACGGCAATATGGTCCGACATCTAGGGCCTTTG
Proteins encoded in this region:
- a CDS encoding putative sulfate exporter family transporter, translated to MPPITLTPLLRARPRPGLLPGLLAAAAAVVLALAVHTLIPALPAMTLAVVFGLLSANAPGLSGWTAGPGRPGLDFAGKHLMRAGIVVLGLKVSLVDILGLGWSALLLITGVVLAAFAGTYGISRLFRLPPQVSLLIATGFSICGASAIGAMAAVRRIRQHDTVLPVALVTLCGTLAIGVMPLLIQPLGLGPEVFGAWAGASVHDVGQVVATAQTAGASALAVAVVVKLTRVILLAPIVAAAGLHHRSTAGAGAGLKRPPIVPLFVLGFVTLAALRTTGWLSPAVLDAAAVLQDVLLGMALFGLGSAVRVGQLLHTGARALLAALASWLLIAALGLGAAYLMIR
- a CDS encoding circularly permuted type 2 ATP-grasp protein — encoded protein: MSDLFQDYSVAAERTGAYDEMFTPGQQARKSYGQVAGALRELSLADVTARADSMARTFLDRGVTFDFAGEERPFPLDIVPRVIPADEWTVLEQGVAQRVRALEAFLNDVYDKMAVVADGVIPRQLVTTSAHFHRQVHGFEPAGGVRVHISGIDVVRDAAGTFRVLEDNVRVPSGVSYVLENRRAMAKGLPEAFGQQLIRPVEEYPRRLLSALRKTAPSGVDDPTVVVLTPGVFNSAYFEHTLLAGLMGVELVEGRDLICRGNRVYMRTTAGEQRVDVIYKRIDDEFLDPLQFRADSMLGCPGLVNAARAGGVTIANAVGNGVADDKLVYSYVPDLIRYYLNEEPVIANVDTFRLEEKEAREEVLDRLDELVVKPVDGSGGKGLVIGPDASKEELDALRKRVIADPRGWIAQPVLQLSTVPTLSGDKFGPRHVDLRPFAVNDGDDVWVLPGGLTRVALKEGSLIVNSSQGGGSKDTWVLADSPEVPVETLPRPAITVRERVSVWPVESNWRDSQKEQQQ
- a CDS encoding alpha-E domain-containing protein, whose amino-acid sequence is MLSRIAESLFWIGRYVERADGTARILDVHLERLNHLPMEEQRSVAQELLAVMGARAQSEDFGLPELLNALAYDKQSATSIAGSLGAARENARRARETVSSGLWESLNTTYYGLNQHRKDVVGTYRFCNWVLERTAMVSGLADTTVSHDESWQFLVLGRSLERADMTARMLSTRDVLSAGMSWVNMLRCAGAYESFLRTRRAAFGDQHAAEFLLLDRLFPRSIVYALRDADECLAKLDPSAQRVGFINDARRIVGQARTFLEFHRTDDLMSELPEHMERVQKAVSQASDAISRKYFNQADELAWVGEVS
- a CDS encoding transglutaminase family protein is translated as MTRLSIIHKTAYKYNKRVTLSYNEARMTPLTDPQQVVLESSLKVSPSQAALSTYRDYWGTRVSAFDMQMPHEHLEVLSTTTVEVHRVERIPSEADIVGWDVLEAPETLNKFSDWIPQSQLTGPGAEVLGIIPGVVEGRNPHEAAMAIFEWMRGEMTYMKGSTGVTTNAEEAWNQRQGVCQDLAHLAIGALRSRGIPARYVSGYLHPRSTAELGETVAGQSHAWLEWWDGEWRSWDPTNHKPAGDFHVTVARGRDYRDVPPLKGILSGGGGSALSVSVEITRLA
- a CDS encoding pyridoxamine 5'-phosphate oxidase family protein, with the translated sequence MSNDPNLGKHQQAYEVENLDNHECWRLLRGVSVGRLAVWVDDHPDIFPINYKVDHGSLVFRTADGTKLQAATGDTPVAVEADGVDADSGIAWSVVIKGQATPVQNQQEVLDTVGLLLFPWQAGKKEHFVRITPETVTGRRFKVVPPLTWWTPLDDATRSGLE